A stretch of the Panicum virgatum strain AP13 chromosome 9N, P.virgatum_v5, whole genome shotgun sequence genome encodes the following:
- the LOC120692103 gene encoding uncharacterized protein LOC120692103, which yields MPPNCSFDDGHEIVEVAGEPGAPSGTMRLMDFIPIDIYIPSVERGALSKSRRRRRFLDFLRAHPSKDWFLRSTFVGRLRRGGHQASPGGTAEDSDSGGRRSPRRRFRVPFVRKIKWGKLWSYAASWCKKPENFAMIIWLAFVAAGLLLLFMLMTGMLDAAIPDEERRKKWTEVINQILNALFTIMCLYQHPKIFHHLVLLLRWRPDGDREEIRKVYCRDGAARPRDRAHMLVVVTLLHVTCFAQYNCCALFWSYDRKDRPDWALNIGYGLGTGCPVIAGLYTAYSPLGRKQPDEADTSSSSSAGAGQEQQGDRAGDDSRQDVEIMVYNRRVVVSSPEWSGGLFDCCDDGTVCALSAACTFCVFGWNMERLGFGNMYVHAFTFILLCAAPFLIFSVTALNVHDDDIRDTVAAVGVLLGLCGFLYGGFWRSQMRKRYKLPGGRGWWWCGSAAVGDCAKWLCCWSCALAQEVRTANFYDGEGDRFVAVVGARNGEGRPVLVPLPREASATTHAPRSMSCPPKLHGAAGGDGGGVTSSFAMEMAAVAAMGRSATYHPMRAPLPPLIQMDREE from the coding sequence ATGCCTCCGAATTGCAGCTTCGACGATGGGCACGAGATCGtcgaggtcgccggcgagcccggTGCGCCGTCGGGGACAATGCGGCTGATGGACTTCATCCCCATCGACATCTACATCCCGTCCGTGGAGCGGGGCGCGCTCAGCAAGAGCCGTCGCAGGCGGCGGTTCCTGGACTTCCTCCGCGCCCACCCGTCCAAGGATTGGTTCCTCCGCTCCACCTTcgtcggccgcctccgccgcgggggCCACCAGGCGTCGCCGGGGGGAACAGCCGAGGATAGCGACAGCGGCGGGCGCCGCAGCCCTCGGAGGCGGTTCCGCGTGCCGTTCGTGCGGAAGATCAAGTGGGGCAAGCTGTGGAGCTACGCGGCGAGCTGGTGCAAGAAGCCCGAGAACTTCGCGATGATCATCTGGCTGGcgttcgtcgccgccggcctgcttCTGCTGTTCATGCTCATGACCGGCATGCTCGACGCCGCCATCCCCGACGAGGAGCGGCGCAAGAAGTGGACGGAGGTGATCAACCAGATCCTGAACGCGCTCTTCACCATCATGTGCCTGTACCAGCACCCCAAGATCTTCCACCACCTGGTGCTGCTCCTCCGGTGGCGCCCCGACGGCGACCGCGAGGAGATCCGGAAGGTGTACTGCCGGGAcggcgccgcgcgcccgcgcgaCCGCGCGCACATGCTCGTCGTGGTGACCTTGCTCCACGTCACCTGCTTCGCCCAGTACAACTGCTGCGCCCTGTTCTGGAGCTACGATCGCAAGGACCGCCCGGACTGGGCGCTCAACATCGGCTACGGCCTCGGCACGGGGTGTCCGGTCATCGCCGGACTCTACACGGCGTACAGCCCGCTGGGACGGAAGCAACCCGACGAGGCCgacacgtcgtcgtcgtcgtcggccggAGCGGGGCAGGAGCAGCAGGGCGACCGGGCCGGGGACGACAGCCGGCAGGACGTGGAGATCATGGTGTACAACCGCCGCGTGGTGGTGAGCAGCCCGGAGTGGAGCGGCGGGCTGTTCGACTGCTGCGACGACGGGACGGTGTGCGCGCTGTCGGCGGCGTGCACGTTCTGCGTGTTCGGGTGGAACATGGAGCGCCTCGGGTTCGGCAACATGTACGTGCACGCCTTCACCTTCATCCTGCTCTGCGCCGCGCCGTTCCTCATCTTCAGCGTGACGGCGCTGAACGTCCACGACGACGACATCCGCGACACGGTGGCGGCCGTGGGCGTGCTCCTGGGCCTCTGCGGCTTCCTCTACGGCGGCTTCTGGCGGTCTCAGATGCGGAAGCGCTACAAGCTCCCGGGCGGGCGcggctggtggtggtgcggcAGCGCGGCCGTGGGCGACTGCGCCAAGTGGCTCTGCTGCTGGAGCTGCGCGCTGGCGCAGGAGGTGCGGACGGCCAACTTctacgacggggagggcgaccggtTCGTGGCCGTCGTGGGCGCGCGCAACGGGGAGGGGCGCCCCGTGCTGGTGCCGCTGCCGCGGGAGGCGTCCGCCACGACGCACGCGCCACGGAGCATGTCGTGCCCGCCCAAGCTccacggcgcggcgggcggcgacggcggtggggTGACGAGCTCGTTCGCCATGGAgatggccgccgtcgccgcaatGGGGAGGTCGGCCACGTACCACCCCATGAGggcgccgctgcctcccctgATACAAATGGACCGAGAAGAGTAG